GGAATTTTTGTTTCATTGTTTATCACAATAGCCGGGACTTCAAGAAAACCATATTTATTCCATTGATTAAAACCATCAGCAGTACTAGTTTCGGTTTCTGATATAACAATAGTATTATTATATTGAGCTTCTATTCGATCGACAATTGGATCGGTTATCTCGCAATCATGGCAACCTTTTTGATGAAAGTATTGGATTGAGATAGGTTCTGCGCAGGCTATTGGTATAGAAAAGATAACTAGCCAAGAAATGCACATAATACATATTATATCAGGTACAGCCTTCATAATAATCTCCCTAAGTTATACTTTTTACCCCTGACCACTTATTTTGACAATCTAGGTGCCTCAACTGTCTCACTTTTTTGCAATAAACCAAAATCCAAAAAATCTACTTATAATATAAACTAAATATTTCTATATGCCAACAGCATTCTGCCAACAGCGTCTAAAACATTAAACAGTTTCCGAATAGATTCCTAAGTTTATTTTCTCTTTACCTTTAAATGTAGTTTTAATTTTTTCAAAAATTAAGTATTCTCTTCAAATTCTAGGGTGATTTTTTCAACCTGAAAAATATGCAACGTTTTGTAATACCGCTAGAACGTTGAACACGTCGTACAAGACTGTTTTTAGACTTAATCGAATCTTAAATTTTCAGCAAATATGTGAAATTTACTTCTACCATACAAGTTGAGGTAGTGGTTGCGAGTAATTGAAAAACATATACATAAACACTCTCTGTATTTTTCATAACAATGGATATACTTGATTTTTTCTGAATTTATCAATAACTCAAGTACATCCAACAATTTGAAGAGGATATAAATTTAACAATTACTTAGCCACTTAATTAATAAACAAAATACTATTACTTGTCTTAATTTATTGAGATGTTCGTCCTTATATAAATAAGTTTCATTAATTAATATAATTTAGTCTCTTGTTTGTATTTGATTTCTTTAAGGTCTTCAAGGTATTTTACACAACATAAGTAGTTTTCAGTTTACATTTTCATCATTCTTTAAATGATCATTTATTTTTCTTCTGCGTTTTCAAAGTCTACAATAAATTTCCCAGTTTTTAGATCAATGACCCATAAAACCTTAGTTTTTCCTTTTGTAACATCAATCCCCCTAAGAAATAATAAATTCCTTGGAACAGTTGTTACAAAGGAATTTGAATTACCTCTTTTAGAGAGTGAGGTTTTTATTTTCATTTTATTTTTCTGTGTTTCTCTCCTATACTTTTTTACGGGAAATTTATAATTTCATGTTAAACACTACTAATTATTTTTTACTTAAAAACCTCAACAAACTAACAGGAAAAATTCAAAAACGCTGTCTTCAAAGCTTCAATGTTTAGAAGATACTTCAAATGAATGTACGAACAATACAAATATATAAATACAGACATTGACTAAATATTTACTATGACGTTTGTGAAAAAGATAACATGCGCTTTAATAGCTATGCTTATGGCTACTCTCTGGTCAGGTTGTGTTGAATCGGCTGAAGAGGTTACCAGTGAATCTGAAGACATAACCATAGGAGCACTTTTACCTCTTACAGGAAGCGTTGCCTCTATCGGAGAAGCAAGCCAGACGGCACTTGAAGTATCAGCTGAGGATATCAATGGCTATTTCTCAGGACTTGGTTCCGGAAAAAACGTAAAAATAATTATAAAGGATACAGAAAGTGACTCTGAGACGGCTCTGGAACAACTCAAAGAACTTGACGAAATGGGGATAAAGATCGTTATCGGCCCGCAGTCAAGCAATGAAGCGGAAGCTGTCCTGGATTATGCAACCCGGAATGGCATCATCCTTCTTAGTACTGCATCAACAGCTCCATCTTTAGCGGTCTCTGACGATAATCTGTTCAGACTTGTACCTGACGACACCAACCAGGGAATTGTTCTGGCAAGACTGATGACAAATGAAGGAATCGGTACTGTAATCCCTATGTACAGGAGTGATATATGGGGCAAAGGACTTGCTGATGAAGTCGAGAAGAGTTTTGAGGCTCTTAACGGTACTGTGCTTGATGGAGTCAAATATGAATCCGAAAATGCAAACCTTTCCGCAGAAGTAGAGGAACTCAATGAAAAAGTAATAGCAGCCACTTCGGAAAATGATAAGGAGTCCGTTGCTGTGCTTCTCTGTTCCTATGGAGAAGTAACAGAGATCTTTGATTTAGCCCGGAACTATCCTGCCCTGTCAAAAGTCAGCTGGTATGGCACTGACGGTATGGCGCTGAACAGAGGACTGATCAACGATGATAATGCAGCCAGTTTTGCTGCAGTAATCAGTGTCAAGGCGCCAATATACGGATACGTGGGAGAAAATGATATATATCAGGCTGTTGGACCCAGAATCGAAGAAAGGCTTGGAAGGCTTCCTGAGTCTTACGCATTGACAGCTTATGACGCTCTCTGGATAGCTACATTTGTTGATCTGGATGCCATTCCGGATAATGATGAAAGCTTAAAAATGGCAGTGAATACTCTTACAGACACATATCATGGAATTAGCGGATGGACAATACTCAATGAGAACGGAGACAGAAAATACTGGGACTATGACATCTGGACAGTCACTGAGGAAAATGGAAGTTACCAGTGGAAAAAAGATGAAAGGGTTATTATGCGAGATGAAAAACTGATATTTATTCAATAAATGGTGTGTGTTCGCACCATCAATTATATTTTTATTGCCCGCCTTTTTGGCGTCCTCTTCGTGTCTCAGGGATTGATATTTATTCTTGAAGGAATTATCAGAAATAATCTGGCACTTTCTTTTAGAAACGACTGACGTTCTGCTGCTGGTATAGTCCTGATTCTTTTTGGTTCTATCATATATCCGATTCTGGGATACTTCCTGGGCCATATTTACCCAAGTTCTTCGATTTTTGGTCTTCCCTGCCCGACAACTATCTTCACCATCGGTGCCCTCCTACTTGCCAGCAAACAGCCCAGATATTATGCAGCGGTAATTCCTCTGTTGTGGACAGCGATCGGTTTTCTGGCCGCGGTATCTCTGGGTGTAATGGAAGACACATCTTTACTCATAGCTGGGTTGATCGGGATTGGCGGTATTATGTTCAGACGGGAAAAGATAGCTGAAGTTAAGGAATCTATTTGAAGATTTTACTCAAGTAGATCTCTTTTCTTCAGGTCTAGTCCCAGGAACAATCTGTCATGTCCCTGCCCGTACTCATTCTTTCGGTATTCTACAAATTCAAATCCAAATTTATCACAATAAATATGACGAGCCCGTAAATTACTTGGATCAACAGTTAAAGTAACAATGGATAATCCATTCTTTTTAAGATGGAGCAGGGATTGCAATAATAGATAAGATCCGTATCCTTTTCCCTGGCTCTCTCCCTCTACTGCTATCTCAACCATATAAGCAAGTCCGGGATTGTCCCACGCCCTCATGAATATAGCAAAGCCCTTCAAGGAATTACTTTCGAAGAGACCGAAAGCCTGTCCGAATCGAATAAAAGGCACCAGTGACCAGTTACTAAGTAAGTTCTCATTGAAGGCATCACAATCGATTTTAAACATTGCCTCTATATTTTCTTCACTTTTCTGGATTAATTTAACCTTAAGTTTCTGCTCGTCTATGTCACTAATAAATCCAACTCCTCCATTATTAGGAAATTGTTCAAAAGGTTAGATTTTATTTAAATTACTCATAAAACATTTTCAAAAAGCCTGTTAAACTTCCAGAGTGCGTGATAAATTACTGTAGTTCTATTAATCAGAAAATTATCCTTCAAATTTGATGATGTTATACAAGTTATATTTGCCTTATCCCCTACATTTATACCATATCTGTCGGATAGACCTCCGTTTATTTCCAGAACATAACTGGCATTTTTCCCGGGATCAAAAGATGGGCAATAACCCGAAGTACATGGCTGAGCATTTCTTTCAATATAGACAATGTCCCGGCTTGAGTTTATCCAGATAATATCCAGAGGTATCAGGGTGTTTTTCATCCAGAAATGGTGAACTCCTTCTTCTTCAAAAAAAAATAACATCCCTTTGTCAGGATCGAGATGTTCACGGTTCATGAGTCCATACTGTCTCTGAGATTGATTTGCTGCAATTTCGACTGAGAAGCAACTATCCTTAATACAAACCTGACCAGATTCAGTACTCTTAACTTCAGTAGTACTCTGTCCCGGTAACCCTGCTCCAACGCTGACCACAAATAAAAGGATCAGAAATGCAATCAAAATCCATTGCTTATCTATCTGTATCGTCGTATCCTTTCGCTCCCCTAAATTAATTACAAAAAATCTAAACAACTAGTTCTTTCTGCAAAATAGGAAGTTTTTCTTCAGTTCTATGTGGTAGAAACTAATAAAAGACCAATCACGATAATTCACAATTTGGCTTTCTTGAGCATCTTCTAACATTTCCTTTTTAAATGCTGAAAACGATGCCTACCTATAAAAGTGATGTGTATAACGATGATAGTCAAAGATTTGTCCTAAAAGAGTAACAATATATTCCATGTCTCGTTCTATTCCCGTGTACACCACCCTCAAAGACTGGATTCTACATGAAGCGATTCCTTTCTCTATCGATTCGTCCGAAACCTTCGACACCTCCGTAGACAGGGTCATAGCCTCACTTGATGATTCAGTGGAATTGCTTGGCTTTGGAGAAGCACTCCACGGCAGCGAGGACATTCTTATACTTCGCAACCGGCTCTTCCAGCGCCTGGTGGAGAAGCATGGCTACAGCGCCATTGCAATTGAGAGCAGTTTCCCCAGGGCGCATATAGTAAACGAGTATGTGAACGGTCGAGGGCCGGAATCTTATGAAGCTGTGCAGGATACAGGATTTAGCCACGGCTTCGGCCGACTCGACGCTAATCGAGAACTCGTGGAGTGGATGCAGGAGTACAATATCGATCCTTCCCATCAGGTCAAACTCCAGTTCTATGGCTTTGATAGTCCGACTGAAATGACCGGTACAGATAGTCCACGCCAAGTCCTGCATTTTGTTCTCGATTACCTCACCTCAATTGATAGTGCCAGTAGCCAGGAGTATCGCGAACGTATAGACTCGTTTCTTGGAAAGGACTCTGATTGGGAGAACCCCGCTGCAATGACCGACCCGACTAAATCAATAGGTCTGTCACCAGCTGCAACTGCTTTGCGAATTGAGACTGAGAACCTTATTTCAGAACTATGCGTTCGCCGTCCCGAACTGGTGGCTAAAAGTAACAAAAACCGCTATCTGGAAGCTGTGCATTATGCAACGGTCGCACGGCAATTACTTAACTATCATGCCGCATTGGCAAGAAATTCAGAGCTGGGTAAAAGGCTTGTCGAGGGTCTTGGCCTTCGGGACCTTATGATGGCAGATAATCTGGCGTACATGGTGGCCCGTGAGCATAACCGAGGGAAAGTGCTGGCTTTTGCTCACAACAGCCACCTACAGCTTGAAAAGGCACAATGGGAACCACAGTGGGAATTAAGCACTTACGTATTAACATGGTGGCCTGCAGGAGCACATCTCCAGGAGATGCTCGGCTCTCGCTATGTCGTTATCGGTTCGGCAGTGGGAATTTCTGATGCCAATGGAATTGGTCAGCCCGAAGCCGGCACCCTTGAGAAGCTGTTAACTGCAGCACCGGGTCCTGTGAGGTTCATTCCAACTCATAAAGGCAGAGGGCTGCCAAGTTCGGAAATCGTAGCGCTTCCTACTCGCTCGAGCAGTATGAAGAATCCGACCTACTTTGCATTAACTCCTCAAAGCATCACTGATTTCGACTGGCTGGTTGTCCTGGATTCAACGAAATATACCCGCGGTGGACAGTCACTGCAATAATGAGATCCTAAACCCAGGCAGTAACACTCTCCAACGTTCTGACAGCCGTAAGTAACTCAGGAATTCGGGCCGATTGGACGAACGATCGAAACCGGACCTCGGTGGCTCTATTGAAATCCTTCCCAAAATTTCATGCTGAGACGCTCCGAAGTCTGAGACGCTCCGAAGTATCTGTACTCCTCACCAATCGGTGCCAGATTCTCGCAACGCTTCAGGATAATAGTCCAAAACATTTCTCAACATAGCCAGAATAGCCATAGTTGAATATCTTTTTGACAAACTCTCTGATCAATAACCTTTCCATACTTATTTATCTTAAATAGAACTTATACTTCTTCCGAAACGAATCTTGAAAAGTAGACTTTAGAAAGTCCAAATCTACTCAAAAAAAGGTAAAATTAGATAGTGGGATCAGTTATCCCTACCATCTAACTGCAACTTATTCAAATTCAGTTTATTTTCTTCTATACAGGAACACTCCAAGCAGCCCGAGAATACAGTAAATCATTTCGAAACCAGGTAGACCTGTTTTATTATCAGAAGTTGAATTGACTTCGGATTCTGTACCGTTTTTATCATCCTGTGTTTCAGGTTTAGGTGTAATTCCGTCTTTTATTTGGCCTATTTCATTTTCTGTCATCTTACCTGTTATTGCAAAGAATGAATAACCCGGGACGCTGGATTTGAAATACAGATATTTATTGTCTTCTCCTGAAAGGCTTGCTGGCAGCTTCTCCCATGTTTTGTTGCTGTACCTGTTTAGAGTGATTGAATCCTTATCTATGTTTTTATCCTTGATCCATGCTTTTTCAACCTTGAAGCCGATTACCGGGTTTTCAATATTCGCGGACGTTGCAAACCCACTGTTTCCTACCCAGACATTGAAGTACTTGTAGACAACTCCATCAGACAGGTTGGAGACAAGAGTAGATTTATTTTTTAACTGCTCAACAATGGTCGTGGTCTTTCCAACAGTCTTCTTAGCGTCAAAGCCTACAGACACAACGCATGTTGCGTTCTTTGTGAAATCAAACTGTACAGCCTTACCGTTTGTGATAGATACCTGTGAAAGCTCCTTTACTTCAACGTTTCTTGCAGGTTCAGGAGAACCTCCGCCACCACCGCCGCCACCGTTGCTTCCTCCGCTGCTCTTCCGGTCTGCGATTATCTGAGCAGTTGTTGAATTTTCACCGTTTGCATTTTTTGCGGTCAGTTTAACTGTATAAGTTCCAGCTGATGAGTATTCATGAGTTGGATTCTGATCGGTTGAACTCGCTCCATCCCCAAAGTCCCAGGTCCAGCTGGTTGCGTATTGCGAAAGGTCAGTAAAGGTAACTGAGAGAGGAGCATCGCCGCGTGTAACACTCATACTGAAGTTCGCTACAGGAAGCACATTACTTTCGTTAAGTACGGTTATTGTAGCAGTTGTTGAAGTCGTGCTGTTCAGGTTGCTTACCGTCAGGTTAACTGTATAACTTCCTGCTGCAGAATAAGTATGCTTTGGACTCTGCTCGGTTGAATTATATCCGTCTCCGAAGTCCCATAACCAGGATGTTGGTGTCGGAAGTCCGGTTGATGCATCCGTGAACGCTACATCAAGCGGCGCAAGACCGGTTGTCAGATTACTGGTGAAATTAGCAACTGGAGGTGTCGATTGAATGACCGTAATTGTTTTAGTGATCGATTGGTTGGAAACGTCATTTGTTACCGTTAAATTAACCGTATAAGTTCCTGGTGTTGTGTATTTATGAACAACATTTGCAGTACTGCTGTTAGAACCGTCACCAAAATCGAGCAGTTGAATGGTGTGGTTGACACTATAATCCGCAAAAGTCACATTTTCCCCTGTATATACATTATCTGAAGAAACTGTGAAATTTGCAATTACATTAGAAAACCTGCCGGATGGAACCCAGGACGAATTACCCAGCTCTCCCATGAGATAGAATGTTCCGTTCTTCTGGTTGGTATAATTCAGAATTGATTCCAGTCTTGAGACTGAAGTTTGATATTCTCCGGGAGAATCTGAAGAATTAATCGCATGTCCGTATAATATTAATACATAATCATTATCTATTGCATAATCAATTCCATATTGTATAGACTCAAGACTAACATTAGACCGATCATCTATTTCAACACCATATACAACTCGAGCATCGTCCCACTTGTAATAAGCGTTTGAGGCATTTACATTCACTGTTTCGAAATTCGTCGATCTGAGTGTCCTGAAATATGGAGCCAGTAACGAATCAGTAGTTTCACTTCTACTTGAATAGGGATATGCAAAGGAATAAACCGGATAACCATAACCGGTTATCTCTACGATGTTAGGGAATATTTCCTGGTTCAGCCACTCTTCAGAAGTGCTATTGTTTAGAAATGCAATTGAGTCTGTGTGATTGTACCCGTGCGCAGCTATTTCCCATCCGGCATTGTGCAGTGCAGCCAGTTGAGCTTTTGTGCTATCTGAACTCTCATTTAATGTGTTTACATTTATAGTACAAACAGCATTATACTGCTGGAACTTTGTTAGATTCAGATAACACGGCTCAATGCTTCCTACATCGTCCCATGATAGAGCAATGCCTCCTTTATCAGTAGCTGCATGAGCATTACCAGCCAGACTAATTATTAGTAAGAGAAATAATCCATATTTTGCATATGGTTTAAATTTGTAAAGTTTCATCGTGATCAAACCTCTCTAATGAGATAAATTAACCGTTTTTCCCTTAATTACTGATTTTAAAAACCTCCTTTTTTCAATTATCGCGCAATGGAATTTATTTTGACTAACAGAGCAAAGATATTCATTCTGTAGTTCATTATAACTCAAACATTATTATCCTCCGAGTATGTACTGATATAGACCCCGTTTTTGTACTTTGATATGTTTAAAAAAATGCTCCTTTAACCAGAATATTATTCTGAAAATGTACGTACAGTCTGGTCTTGAGAGGCAATTTAACCACAAAAGAATAGTGCTTATTAGACAGAATATTATGACTTTCTAATATTTATAGTTAAGTTAGCAACGTATAAATCATATTTATGGCGTGTTGACGAGAAATCAGCTTAAAAAAACAATATGGATGCAAGTGTAAGCGTTCATGTTTAACCGCATGATAGCTTTAGAATGTATAATGTTCTCAGCACGGAGAAAACGGAAAGACACGGAAAAACACGGAAAAACTTTCCCTGTACTATTGTGCCCACATATATACGAAAAAAAGGTAAAATTAGATAGTGGGATCAGTTATCCCTACCATCTAACTACAACTTATTCAAATTCAGTTTATTTTCTTCTATACAGGAACACTCCAAGCAGCCCGAGAATACAGTAAATCATTTCGAAACCAGGCGTAATTTTACTATCCCCATCCGGTTCAATTCCTGGTTCCGTATTATCTTGTTCCTGTGTTCCCGAGTTAGGTGTTGCTTCTCCTGTATGGCTTTCATCTTCTTCGTTTGATGTCATCTTACCTGTTATTGCAAAGAATGAATAACCCGGGACGCTGGATTTGAAATACAGATATTTATTGTCTTCTCCTGAAAGGCTTGCTGGCAGTTTCTCCCATGTTTTGTTGCTGTACCTGTTGAGAGTGATTGAATCCTTGTCTATGTTTTTATCCTTGATCCATGCTTTTTCAACCTTGAAGCAGAGGGCTGGGTTTTCAATATTCGCGGACGTTGCAAACCCACTGTTTCCTACCCAGACATTGAAGTACTTGTAGACAACTCCATCAGACAGGTTGGAGACAAGAGTAGATTTATTTTTTAACTGCTCAACAATGGTCGTGGTCTTTCCAACAGTCTTCTTAGCGTCAAAGCCTACAGACACAACGCATGTTGCGTTCTTTGTGAAATCAAACTGTACAGCCTTACC
The genomic region above belongs to Methanosarcina horonobensis HB-1 = JCM 15518 and contains:
- a CDS encoding ABC transporter substrate-binding protein; translated protein: MTFVKKITCALIAMLMATLWSGCVESAEEVTSESEDITIGALLPLTGSVASIGEASQTALEVSAEDINGYFSGLGSGKNVKIIIKDTESDSETALEQLKELDEMGIKIVIGPQSSNEAEAVLDYATRNGIILLSTASTAPSLAVSDDNLFRLVPDDTNQGIVLARLMTNEGIGTVIPMYRSDIWGKGLADEVEKSFEALNGTVLDGVKYESENANLSAEVEELNEKVIAATSENDKESVAVLLCSYGEVTEIFDLARNYPALSKVSWYGTDGMALNRGLINDDNAASFAAVISVKAPIYGYVGENDIYQAVGPRIEERLGRLPESYALTAYDALWIATFVDLDAIPDNDESLKMAVNTLTDTYHGISGWTILNENGDRKYWDYDIWTVTEENGSYQWKKDERVIMRDEKLIFIQ
- a CDS encoding DUF6064 family protein, yielding MVLILFGSIIYPILGYFLGHIYPSSSIFGLPCPTTIFTIGALLLASKQPRYYAAVIPLLWTAIGFLAAVSLGVMEDTSLLIAGLIGIGGIMFRREKIAEVKESI
- a CDS encoding GNAT family N-acetyltransferase → MFKIDCDAFNENLLSNWSLVPFIRFGQAFGLFESNSLKGFAIFMRAWDNPGLAYMVEIAVEGESQGKGYGSYLLLQSLLHLKKNGLSIVTLTVDPSNLRARHIYCDKFGFEFVEYRKNEYGQGHDRLFLGLDLKKRDLLE
- a CDS encoding DUF192 domain-containing protein, which encodes MVSVGAGLPGQSTTEVKSTESGQVCIKDSCFSVEIAANQSQRQYGLMNREHLDPDKGMLFFFEEEGVHHFWMKNTLIPLDIIWINSSRDIVYIERNAQPCTSGYCPSFDPGKNASYVLEINGGLSDRYGINVGDKANITCITSSNLKDNFLINRTTVIYHALWKFNRLFENVL
- a CDS encoding erythromycin esterase family protein; amino-acid sequence: MSRSIPVYTTLKDWILHEAIPFSIDSSETFDTSVDRVIASLDDSVELLGFGEALHGSEDILILRNRLFQRLVEKHGYSAIAIESSFPRAHIVNEYVNGRGPESYEAVQDTGFSHGFGRLDANRELVEWMQEYNIDPSHQVKLQFYGFDSPTEMTGTDSPRQVLHFVLDYLTSIDSASSQEYRERIDSFLGKDSDWENPAAMTDPTKSIGLSPAATALRIETENLISELCVRRPELVAKSNKNRYLEAVHYATVARQLLNYHAALARNSELGKRLVEGLGLRDLMMADNLAYMVAREHNRGKVLAFAHNSHLQLEKAQWEPQWELSTYVLTWWPAGAHLQEMLGSRYVVIGSAVGISDANGIGQPEAGTLEKLLTAAPGPVRFIPTHKGRGLPSSEIVALPTRSSSMKNPTYFALTPQSITDFDWLVVLDSTKYTRGGQSLQ
- a CDS encoding PGF-pre-PGF domain-containing protein, with product MKLYKFKPYAKYGLFLLLIISLAGNAHAATDKGGIALSWDDVGSIEPCYLNLTKFQQYNAVCTINVNTLNESSDSTKAQLAALHNAGWEIAAHGYNHTDSIAFLNNSTSEEWLNQEIFPNIVEITGYGYPVYSFAYPYSSRSETTDSLLAPYFRTLRSTNFETVNVNASNAYYKWDDARVVYGVEIDDRSNVSLESIQYGIDYAIDNDYVLILYGHAINSSDSPGEYQTSVSRLESILNYTNQKNGTFYLMGELGNSSWVPSGRFSNVIANFTVSSDNVYTGENVTFADYSVNHTIQLLDFGDGSNSSTANVVHKYTTPGTYTVNLTVTNDVSNQSITKTITVIQSTPPVANFTSNLTTGLAPLDVAFTDASTGLPTPTSWLWDFGDGYNSTEQSPKHTYSAAGSYTVNLTVSNLNSTTSTTATITVLNESNVLPVANFSMSVTRGDAPLSVTFTDLSQYATSWTWDFGDGASSTDQNPTHEYSSAGTYTVKLTAKNANGENSTTAQIIADRKSSGGSNGGGGGGGGSPEPARNVEVKELSQVSITNGKAVQFDFTKNATCVVSVGFDAKKTVGKTTTIVEQLKNKSTLVSNLSDGVVYKYFNVWVGNSGFATSANIENPVIGFKVEKAWIKDKNIDKDSITLNRYSNKTWEKLPASLSGEDNKYLYFKSSVPGYSFFAITGKMTENEIGQIKDGITPKPETQDDKNGTESEVNSTSDNKTGLPGFEMIYCILGLLGVFLYRRK